A single Aspergillus puulaauensis MK2 DNA, chromosome 7, nearly complete sequence DNA region contains:
- a CDS encoding heme-dependent oxidative N-demethylase family protein (COG:S;~EggNog:ENOG410PGUC;~InterPro:IPR021848;~PFAM:PF11927;~TransMembrane:1 (o12-32i)) has translation MDVLSTQDKPWWAGVALVALAALCLLISSTGIPTIHGIRNRRASTSHTPPRSISPEKKKPSQQKTPATPVDVLPPQRRHALASIGLPYKEVPEDEVRQRILPMIEDYRDCEEERYTPTGFSVADVKALGDFPDYAALSDVPLPEAYDKFDIERARPRPYRPFRWSYHQTMSLTKLEPNWWIEVENTYRKRIAQRKELFAKHGKSVLGSLPGSELACKELMEMVLQFLCARYPQYFSLVDKRIFKNKILGTEQDVRSKPPLDIIMDNVPEDFGIMLRDDKTGNYFLRAGVICSALGWNVGSKIGLQLHQIHDPIPDYKEKMKLSMDRFFTKMPVDKPIQRGSWGLEIGEPLYMPPGDPHEKLRTFQDPNLRLEDCHLRVDWQTLRRLPLSGAIIFNFKALFTPVTEFRDEPCIPALVAKIMKEGKENLLQYKATWHVEHVVLKKFEEWAREQEENSLAPKGWEVATLEDSPWFKNWQEKWHRQQGF, from the exons ATGGATGTGCTGAGCACCCAAGATAAACCGTGGTGGGCAGGAGTAGCACTCGTCGCCCTTGCAGCTCTAtgcctcctcatctccagcaCCGGAATACCCACGATCCACGGAATACGCAACCGCAGGGCATCAACAAGCCACACCCCACCGCGCTCAATCTCAccagagaaaaagaagccctCGCAGCAAAAGACACCCGCAACCCCCGTAGATGTCCTGCCGCCGCAACGTCGTCATGCCCTTGCATCAATAGGCCTACCGTACAAAGAAGTCCCCGAGGACGAAGTCCGACAGCGCATCCTGCCCATGATAGAGGATTACCGCGActgcgaggaggagcgcTACACGCCGACTGGATTCTCGGTTGCCGATGTCAAAGCCCTGGGCGACTTTCCTGACTATGCGGCACTTAGTGACGTACCATTGCCCGAGGCGTATGATAAATTTGACATTGAGAGGGCGCGGCCTAGGCCATATCGGCCATTTAGGTGGAGTTATCATCAGACCATGT CACTGACGAAGCTGGAGCCTAACTGGtggattgaggttgagaatACGTACAGAAAACGAATCGCTCAGCGTAAGGAGCTGTTTGCGAAACACGGCAAGAGCGTTCTGGGGTCACTTCCAGGATCGGAATTGGCGTGCAAAGAGCTCATGGAAATGGTTTTGCAGTTTCTCTGCGCAAGGTATCCCCAGTATTTCTCGTTGGTTGACAAGCGGATTTTCAAGAACAAGATCCTCGGCACGGAGCAGGATGTTAGGTCGAAGCCTCCGTTGGATATAATCATGGACAATGTCCCTGAGGACTTTGGTATTATGTTGCGCGATGACAAGACTGGGAACTATTTCTTGCGCGCAGGTGTGATCTGCTCCGCACTGGGATGGAACGTTGGGAGCAAAATTGGGCTTCAGCTCCATCAGATTCATGATCCTATTCCAGACTAcaaagagaagatgaagctctCTATGGATCG TTTCTTCACGAAGATGCCGGTTGATAAGCCTATCCAACGAGGATCCTGGGGCCTCGAGATCGGAGAACCATTGTACATGCCCCCTGGTGATCCTCATGAGAAGCTTCGGACGTTCCAAGACCCCAATCTTCGGCTGGAGGATTGCCATCTGCGAGTCGACTGGCAGactcttcgtcgtcttcctctttcgGGCGCCATTATTTTCAACTTCAAAGCACTGTTCACACCAGTAACGGAATTCCGCGACGAACCTTGTATTCCAGCGCTGGTGGCGAAGATTatgaaggagggaaaggaaaatCTGCTCCAATATAAGGCCACATGGCATGTAGAGCATGTGGTCCTTAAAAAGTTTGAAGAATGGGCTCGAGAGCAAGAGGAGAATAGTCTTGCTCCTAAAGGCTGGGAGGTGGCTACATTAGAGGACAGTCCATGGTTCAAGAATTGGCAGGAGAAGTGGCATCGCCAGCAAGGGTTTTAA
- a CDS encoding uncharacterized protein (COG:U;~EggNog:ENOG410QDU7;~InterPro:IPR002889;~SECRETED:SignalP(1-25);~TransMembrane:1 (n9-20c25/26o187-211i)), giving the protein MYHLFSVPLGAVLAWVTLWISAADSASDLTYCSTDSTGSGAANFSVYQSNGNCQTHCSGSAFAILQGKNCWCSDIAPNDDDNVQTSDCDDGCPGFPDDSCGSASKGLYAYVQMGSPSSTASASSTSSTDSSSTSDESSTSTSHSSVVETHGGQVTTVTVGDSGSTSAADTANDSKSDGGGSGVSSGAIAGIVIGVVGGIALIVAAIILFLVKRRRDRQDAGYQNDSIDGRQSKGSGMSFAGGKGVFADNHSHTLSNGSSSAPQRMPTFTDNRLNTGAVLYPNGRRASDVSLQDNEDYSRPVLRLTNPD; this is encoded by the exons ATGTATCACCTATTCTCTGTACCGCTGGGGGCCGTGCTTGCATGGGTTACCCTCTGGATCTCTGCTGCAGACAGCGCCAGCGACCTTACATATTGTTCCACGGATAGCACGGGTTCGGGTGCTGCAA ACTTTTCCGTTTACCAATCGAATGGTAACTGCCAGACCCATTGCAGTGGTAGTGCATTTGCCATTTTGCAGGGGAAAAACTGCTGGTGCTCTGATATCGCCCCTaacgatgatgataatgtCCAAACCTCAGATTGTGACGATGGCTGCCCCGGATTCCCGGACGACTCGTGTGGTAGTGCATCGAAGGGGCTATACGCCTATGTTCAGATGGGCAGCCCCTCTTCGACCGCGAGCGCGTCGTCAACATCAAGTACCGATTCG TCTTCGACCTCCGACGAGAGCTCCACAAGTACGTCCCACTCGAGCGTAGTTGAGACCCATGGCGGCCAAGTAACAACAGTAACAGTCGGAGATTCCGGCTCAACATCCGCAGCAGATACCGCCAATGATTCGAAAAGCGATGGTGGCGGATCCGGCGTCAGTAGTGGAGCTATTGCCGGCATTGTCATCGGTGTTGTCGGTGGTATTGCCCTGATTGTGGCTGCCATTATCCTGTTCCTCGTCAAGCGCCGGCGTGATAGGCAGGATGCCGGCTACCAGAACGACTCGATAGACGGTAGGCAGAGCAAAGGCTCCGGGATGAGCTTTGCCGGCGGCAAGGGGGTCTTCGCGGACAATCACAGTCACACCCTATCCAATGGGTCATCAAGTGCACCCCAGCGCATGCCAACCTTCACGGATAACCGTTTGAACACAGGCGCGGTACTATATCCAAACGGTCGTCGCGCCAGCGATGTCTCGCTTCAGGATAACGAAGATTATTCTCGGCCGGTTCTCCGG CTTACGAACCCCGACTAA
- a CDS encoding PRP38 family protein (COG:A;~EggNog:ENOG410PMVF;~InterPro:IPR005037;~PFAM:PF03371): MASHRADASTLLDNRGYTGPLVRGLNPAMLFEKAVRDRITESYYWKEQCFGLNAATLCDRAIELSFIGGTYGVSEKASPFLCLAFKLLQVNPDRDIIMEYLNFSDPELESVGGDADTSAEERARNSVVKHRGDFKYLRALAAFYVRLTWEPVEIYKTLEPLLLDYRKLKRRVRDSFVLTYMDQFVDDLLTKDRMCGTSLWKLPSRQQLEDLDLLDERESPLVDELEKMDRSDDENGHKSDTRSDDD; this comes from the coding sequence ATGGCTTCACACCGCGCAGATGCTAGCACGCTCCTCGACAACCGGGGTTACACCGGTCCCCTTGTGCGCGGCCTCAATCCCGCAATGCTCTTCGAGAAGGCTGTTCGTGACCGAATAACAGAGTCCTACTATTGGAAAGAACAGTGCTTCGGTTTGAACGCCGCAACTCTCTGCGACCGGGCAATTGAACTATCCTTTATTGGCGGTACGTACGGAGTTTCCGAGAAAGCTTCGCCCTTCCTTTGCCTCGCCTTCAAGCTTCTCCAAGTCAACCCAGACCGCGATATCATCATGGAGTATCTGAATTTCAGTGACCCTGAACTCGAGTCAGTAGGGGGAGATGCGGATACATCAGCTGAGGAACGAGCACGAAACAGCGTGGTCAAACATCGCGGTGACTTCAAGTATCTCCGAGCACTTGCGGCGTTCTACGTACGATTAACTTGGGAGCCGGTCGAGATATACAAGACACTGGagccgcttcttctcgatTATCGGAAACTGAAGAGACGGGTCCGTGACTCGTTCGTTCTAACGTACATGGATCAGTTTGTTGACGACCTGTTGACAAAGGATCGTATGTGTGGTACCAGTCTATGGAAATTGCCATCCAGGCAGCAATTggaagatctggatctgTTGGATGAACGCGAAAGTCCGCTGGTCGACGAATTAGAAAAAATGGACCGAAGCGATGACGAAAATGGGCATAAAAGTGATACCCGCTCTGACGATGATTGA